The following is a genomic window from Campylobacter concisus.
AAAAGAAATATAATCCCAACTTCATAACCGACATGTGGCCCATTCGTCTAGCGGTTAGGACATCGCCCTTTCACGGCGGTAACACGAGTTCGAGTCTCGTATGGGTCACCACTTCTAAAAATCAAAATCTTATCCATATAAGCTTTAAAATATAGTTAATCTTAAATATTATTTTTAATTGTTATTTTAAATTTTTATTGAACTGTGCCGCTTTCAATTAAATGCGTTATTAAAATTTTAAAACCTAGAAAAATTAATATCGCTCCTCCCAGAAAGAGCGCCTTTTTCTCTAAAATTTCACCCATAAATTTACCTATATAAAAAGCAACCAGACTTAATGCAAAGCAGACTACACCGATGATAAGTGAGCTTTGAAAGATGTTTATCTCTTCAAAGCTAAGTGTGACACCAACGGCAAGAGCATCCACACTAGTAGCAAATGCCCCATACAAAATGGTCTTAAATCCTATCTTAAGATACTCGCACTCCTCTTTGCTACAGGCCTCTTTAAACATTCTAAAACCAAGAAAGCAAAGTATAAAAAATGCGATGAAGTGATCGATAGAGCTTATAAATTTTGCAAAACTAACACCTAAAAGATAGCCAAGAAGTGGCATAAGAAACTGAAAAAAGCCAAGCGTAAAAGCAATAAATAAAATTTTATTAAGAGCTAAATTTTTATACCTTGCGCCATTTGCCATATTTAGTGCCGCGCTATCCATACTAAGAGCGAAGCTAAGAAGTAAAAGTTGCATAGTCTTCCTTTAAAAAAAGGTTAAATTCTAGTGCAAAAAGATTAAATTTATTTTAAGTGTTTAGATATTTTTTGTATGATTTTGCTTTAAATTTAAAAAAGGAAAGAAGATGAAAAGATCTCTTGTTATTCTTTGTGGCGCGCTTGCTTTAAATTTACAAGCCACAAATATGGACGATATGATAAACAAAGGCGTCAAAATCGCCACTCACGCATCAAGCGGCGACTATAAAAGCTTAGTTAGTGAAGCGCTAAATGCCGCTGTTAGCGAGCTTTCAAAAGAGGGCTTTATAAACAATGCTACGGCTAAAATTCCACTTCCAAAAAGCCTTGAAATGGCGTCAAATTTAGCCAAAAAAGTAGGCGGAGAGAAGTGGGCGCAGGATCTTAGCAAGTCGATAAATAACGCTGCGACCACGGCTGTGCCAAAGGCTGCTGAAATTTTTAGCGAGAGCATAAAAAACATGAGCGAAGCCGATGTCAAAAAGCTCTTTAATGGCGGCAGCGACAGCGTTACGAAGTATTTGCAGCAAAGCTCCAGCCAAAAGCTAAAGGCGGCATTTACGCCGATAATTGAGAAAATGATGAGTGATAATAGCTTCGCGACTGCCTATAATGGGCTAAATTCTTTCATCGTCGGCTCAGCAAAAAATAATGAAACGATAAAATCAGTAAAGAGCCTAGCTAAAAATTTAGGTGCAAGCGAGTATGTACCAGATGACGTCGAGGACCTAAATGCATATATCACAAGAAAGACGCTAGATGGGCTATTTAACGTGATGAGCGAGAAGGAAAAAGGGCTAAGAAGCGGCTTTAGCCTAGATAGCGGCAAAAAGGTGCTAGACTCGATCTTTAAATGAAAAATTTAAGCGCGCAAAATAGAGCCGACATCGCACTCATCGTAGTTGCCATCGTTTGGGGCGCTACGTTTTTACCTATGGCAAACGCACTAAAGACAAATAGTGTCTTTGTCATGCTCTTTTGTAGATTTTTTATTTCCGCTATCTTTATGGGACTTATAGCATTTAAATTTTCTAAAATTTTTAATAAAAAAAGTGTAGTTTATGGCACTATCCTTGGCGTAGTTCTTTTTGGTTCGTTTGTTGCTCAAACTTACGCTCTAAAGCTTACTTTTAGCTCAAGTGTTGCCTTTATTACTGGGCTTGAATGTGTGATTGTGCCTTTTATGACAGCACTTATTTTTAAAAATAAAATAACCATTTTTGCTATTTTTGGTGCATTTATTGCCATTTTTGGACTATGGCTTTTAAGTGGAGCCACTCTTGCCTTAGGAGCTGGCGAGGCACTTGCCCTACTTTGTGCCATATTTTATGCACTTTACACGAGCTTAAATGGCCACTTTGTAAGAAAATGCGAGCTTTATTTGCTTGTATTTGTGGTATTTCTCACCGTCTCTTTACTCTCATTTGTCTTTGCGTTTATTGAAGGTAGTGTGGCGCCAAATTACGATAGGGAATTTTTTATAGCAATTTTTATCACTGCATTTATTGGCACCATATTTTGCTACTTTGTTCAAACCATTGCTCAAAGATATACAACGGCTAGCAAGGCAGCTTTATTTTTCTGTCTTGAACCAGTTTCTGCTGGCTTTATCGGCTATTTTTTCGCTGGTGAAAAGCTAACTCTCATACAAATTTTTGGCGCGATCTTAATAATCTTTGGAGTTATTTTTAGCGAATTTGGTAAAAATGTTTCCCTAGGTAAAAACTAGTTTAAAAGACAAAAAGCTTCATCTGCGACTCTATCTTTTCATCTATAAACTCGCCGTCAAATCTCTCTTTTAAGATCGCTAAAACCACCTTTTCATCGTAGTTTTTGGCTCCATTTATCTCAAGGTGCCAGCAGATATTCTCAGCAGCTTCTTGCACACTTCGTCTTGCGATCCTTGTTTCGTTTAAAATTTCACTCTTATAAGCGATCCCTTGCTTATTTAGCCACGCTTCAAGCCTATTTACAACATTTTTTTGCGAGAGCGTTCGGCCAAATTTTTTAAAAAATGGCTCTAGCAGATCAGAGCTTCTAGGCTTATCCCAGCCAAGATAGAGTTTTTGTTTTGCGATACTATGAAATTTAGCAAAATCTTCATCGCTAGCAATCGCTGGACTCATCGTGCAAATGGCGATATCAAAGCGCTTTGCGGGCTTAAATTCTCTCCACGAGCAAACCTCGCTAGTTAAATTTGTCACCCCAAATCTTTTAGCATCTTCATTTAAAATTTCTATCATATTTTTTGAGCTATCAATGCCAGTTATATTTTTTGCAGTTTTTGACAAAAATATCGTCCAAACACCGGTACCACAGCCTATATCAAGAATTTCTTTACCGCTAAAATCAACCCCCCAACACAAAGCTTTAGCAAAAATTTGTTGCTGAATAGCACTTACTTTGCCATCAAACCTTTGATAATTTGACGCCTTTTTATCCCATAAATTTTGCATTTTAGCTCCTTATTTTTGGTTATAATTCTAGCAAAAAAGGCCAGAAATGAAAGATTTTATCTACAAAGTAATAATCCCGCTACAAGCCATTGATATGCATGGACACATGAATAATGTCTATTATTTTACTCTTATGCAAGAGGCTGCATTTGCACACTCTGCAGCGGTTGGTGACACGGTCGAGGCGCAGTATAAAAGAGGCGAGATCTGGCTCATTAGAAAAAATGAAGCCAAATATATAAAAAGCGTAAAATTAATGGATGAGGTAGAAATTCACACTTACACACAAGCTGAAGGCAAGGCGACTTCGTGTAGATATTTTGAGTTTAAAAAAGATGGCGAGCTAATAGCAACTGGCAAGACGGAGTTTGTCTATATCGATCTAAAGACAAACCGTCCAAAAGCCATTCCAGCTGAGATCATCGCTCTTTACTCGTGATCACACTCATCACAAACGCCTTTTATCACGGCGCTTTTTATATTTTTAGCGACGTTTAGATGAGGCATATCGATGTTTGTAACTTTATGACAGACATCGCAGATAAAGTATGCTTTTGCCTCATTTGCTAGTTCGTAGTAGCTTTTATGATTATTTTCAGTTTTTATGACAAGGCCCTTTTTTTCAAAAATTTCTATGCTTCTATAAAAAGTAGTTTTATTTGCATTAAGGCTTTCTAAAATTTCATCATAACTTAATGGAGTTTTGGTATTTTGCAAAATTTCAACGAGCTTTATGCGAAACGTAGTTGCTTTGATACTATGCTCTTCTAAGAAATTTCTTGCATTCATCCTTGCCCTTTTTATTTTTTATATATTAACGCTAAAAGTTTTAAATTTCATTTAAAAAGCACTATATTTAGGCTTTTGTTCTTTAAGTTGCAACCAAGTTGCAATCTGCTAAACTTCCGCAATATTTTTTCAAATAAAGGAGAGATGGTGAGAAAGATTTTTGTTTTTTTAACAGTTTGCGCTTTGTCGCTTTTTGCAAAGCCAGTTGTTACGACTAGTATATTGCCTACAAAATTTTTTGTTGAGCAAATCGCTGGTGATACACTAAGCGTAAATACAATGGTTGGCAAAGGTGCTGATCCGCACACTTATGAGCCAAAGCCAAAACAGATGAAGGAGCTTGAAAAGAGCGAGCTTTACTTTGCTATTGGCATTGAGTTTGAAGATACTTGGCTAGAGCGTTTTTCAAAATCTTTTAAAAATTTACACATTGTAAAAACACAAGAAGGTATCGAAAAGATAGCTATGAACGATGAACACGAACATCATGAACACCATGAACATCACGAACACAAGCACGAGGGCGAACATAAACACGAGCATCACGAGCATCATGACCATGACCACGAAGCTGGCGAACATCATCACCATCATCATGATGGCCTTGATCCGCACATTTGGCTTGATCCGGTTTTAGTAAAAACTCAAGCTGATAATATAGCTAAGGCATTAATAGAGAAATTCCCGCAAAATGCAAAGCTCTATGAGGAAAATTTAGCTAAATTTAAAGCTAATCTTGACGAGCTTGATAGCTTTATCAAAAATACTCTAAAAGATGTTAAAACTCGCGAATTTATCGTATATCACCCATCTTGGGGATATTTTGCAAAACGCTATAACTTAGAGCAAATCGCTATCGAGATAGAGGGCAAAGAGCCAAAACCAGCTGAGCTAAAAGAGCTCATCGAAGAGGCTAAAGAGCACGGCGTAAAGGTCATTTTCGTGGCTCCGCAGTTTCCAACAAAGGCTGCGAATTTAGTAGCAAAAGAGACCGGCTCAAAGGTCATAAGTATTGATCAGCTCCCAGAAAATTGGCTAGATGAGATGAAAAAAACAGCAGAAATTTTTGCTAAGAGTCTATAAAAAATGTTAGCACGCCTGATTGTCATTTGCTTCTTCGCTATAAATGCCTTCGGGTGTGCTCTTTGCTCGCTTTATAGTCCAACCGCTCACGTGAGCGTAAAATTTGACTCAAACGAAAACAATATCACTACAATTGCTTTTTCATGGACATTTTCACAAAATTTCTCAGAACTTATGAGGCAAAATTTTGACCTAAATCAGGATGAAAAGATAGATGAAAGCGAGATCAAAAAGATCCGCTTAAATTTACTTGATTATCTTGTGCCAAGGCACTATTTAACGAATATTGAGTACTTTTACAAAGATGAAAATGCTACAAAACTTGAGTTAAATTTAAAAAAGTATAAACTCTATTTTGATGAGGGTAGATTAAAATTTGATGTTAGTTTTAAGACAAATTTGCTTATCAAAGATGGCTTTGTGGTGTCTGTCGAAATGGACGATAAAGAGGGATATTTTAATTTTAAATTTACACAAAATAACTCATTTTTGGTATCAGATCAGTTTTGGACGATACCAAATCCAAATGCAAATTTAATATTTTTTACATTTTCAAGTAAAGCTGCAGCCAAAGCTCATAACGAAAAACCTGCATTAAAAGAGCTTCTAAAAGAGCCAAACTCAGTAAATTTTGAAGATGAAAATTTAAGCCAGATCGATAGAATCGATGAAGCTAAGTTTGATCTTATTTCAAAAACAAGTCTAAGCATGCTTGATAGATTAAAGCAAATTCTAAGAAATTTTGATCAAAAAAGTCCGCTAACTCTGCTATTTTTAGCGCTCATATCATTTGGTTATGGCTTTTTGCATGCTGCATCTGCGGGACATGGCAAGGTGCTTACAAGCTCTTATTTTGCTGCAACTGGTGGAAGCTACGCCAAAGCCTTTTTCTTCTCTTTAAAGATCGGATTTTTACATGTTGTGGGTGCGTTTATTTTTGTGCTTGCTAGTTTTATGATACTACGTGAGATCAGTAGCGATCTGACAAAAGATACAGCAAGCGTTACGACAGCATTTTCTGGCGTTATTATCTTTTTTGTAGCGATTTTTATGCTTTATAAAAAGGTCAAAATTTATCTTTCAAGCAAAAAAGAGTTAAGTAAATTTTATATTTTTAGCTCAAGTTTAAGCCAAAATTTGAGTAAAAATACAAAATTTACTAGCGACTGTGGCTGTAATATCTGTACTACAAAAAAACCAAAAAGCAAAGAAGAATGGCTGATTGCAGCCGCTGCAGCACTTATTCCTTGTCCTGGCACGATACTTGTCTTTGTGCTAGCAAATGAGCTAGGTAGCTACTTTGCAGGCGTTATAAGCGGCGTATTTATGGCACTTGGCATGAGTGCAGTGATATTTTTAGCGGCTGTTTTTGGAGCCAAGATAAATGAGAGCACAAACATTAAGCTAAAAAAGTTTAAACTCTATGCCGAATTTATGGCTCTTAGCGTTATGCTTTGGCTTGGACTTTTTATTTTTACTACTACATTTACGCAAAAGAGTCTGTTTTGAAAGAAATTATAAAAATTAGAAATTTAAACTTTAGCTACGATAAGCAAGTGGTTTTAGAAGGTATCAATTTAGATTATAGTAGCGATGAGTTTTTAGCTATCATCGGTCCAAATGGTGGTGGCAAAAGCACACTTTTAAAGCTTATCTTAGGGTTACTTAAACCTCAAAGTGGCGAGATAAAGCTCTTTGGAAAAGAGCCAAGCGAAGTCAGTAAATTTATAGGTTATGTGCCTCAAAATTTTCTCTCAAATCAAAGCTTTCCGATGATGGTTTTAGAAGTAGTTTTAATGGGGCTAATCGATAAAAAAATTTTTGGTTTTTACTCGCGAGATGAGAAACAAATGGCTCTTGCTGCCCTTGAGAAGGTTGGTATGAAAGAATTTGCAAGCGCTAGGATCGGCGAGCTAAGTGGCGGTCAAAGACAGCGTGTATATATCGCAAGAGCACTTTGTGCAAATGCAAAGGTCCTCGTTTTAGACGAGCCAACAGCCAGTATCGATACAAAGGGTCAGGCTGAAATTTATGAAATTTTAAAAAATATAAATGCAAGTGGTGTTGGTGTAGTTTTGGTAAGTCACGATTTAAATATCGTGCTAAATTATGCTACAAAAATCGCCTATGTGAGTAAAAATTTACATATCCATAAAACTCATGAAGATACTGCAAAAAGAGAATTTATAGAGCATTTAGCAAAATCTCATAGCCATTTTTGCGATGTCGAGATCGCACTTGGCGAATGTGAGTGCAAAATCAAAAGTAATGTTTTTAAGATAAAGAGATAAAATGAGTGAAATTTTAGAGTTAAATTTTATGCAAAATGCCTTTATTGCTGGCATTTTAGTTAGTATAATTTGTGGGCTCATAGGCTCACTCGTTGTTATAAATAAAATGACTTTTATTGCTGGCGGTATCGCACACGGAGCGTATGGCGGCATCGGACTTGCCTTTTTCTTCTCGCTCGAACCACTTCTTGGAGCTAGCATATTCTCACTCTTTTTAGCTCTCGTAATCGCCACTATCACGTTAAAAGATAAAAACAACATCGACTCAGTTATCGGTGCTATTTGGGCATTTGGTATGGCTATTGGTATCATTTTTATCGATTTAACTCCAGGATACAATGCCGATCTTATGAGTTATCTCTTTGGCTCTATCTTAGCAGTGAGTGGGCAAGATATAACATTTATGAGTATTTTAGATATCTTATTTTTGGCGCTCATTGCCCTTTTTTATCGTCAATTTGTAGCTATTAGCTTTGATGCAGAGTTTGCAAAGTTGCGCGGTGTAAATACAACATTTTTTCACTATTTATTAGTGTGCATGATGGCACTTTGTGTGGTGGCTACGATTCGTGTTGTTGGGCTTATTTTAGTCATCGCTCTTCTTACTATACCACCATATTTAGCACAAATTTT
Proteins encoded in this region:
- a CDS encoding metal ABC transporter solute-binding protein, Zn/Mn family, which gives rise to MRKIFVFLTVCALSLFAKPVVTTSILPTKFFVEQIAGDTLSVNTMVGKGADPHTYEPKPKQMKELEKSELYFAIGIEFEDTWLERFSKSFKNLHIVKTQEGIEKIAMNDEHEHHEHHEHHEHKHEGEHKHEHHEHHDHDHEAGEHHHHHHDGLDPHIWLDPVLVKTQADNIAKALIEKFPQNAKLYEENLAKFKANLDELDSFIKNTLKDVKTREFIVYHPSWGYFAKRYNLEQIAIEIEGKEPKPAELKELIEEAKEHGVKVIFVAPQFPTKAANLVAKETGSKVISIDQLPENWLDEMKKTAEIFAKSL
- a CDS encoding Fur family transcriptional regulator is translated as MNARNFLEEHSIKATTFRIKLVEILQNTKTPLSYDEILESLNANKTTFYRSIEIFEKKGLVIKTENNHKSYYELANEAKAYFICDVCHKVTNIDMPHLNVAKNIKSAVIKGVCDECDHE
- a CDS encoding DMT family transporter encodes the protein MKNLSAQNRADIALIVVAIVWGATFLPMANALKTNSVFVMLFCRFFISAIFMGLIAFKFSKIFNKKSVVYGTILGVVLFGSFVAQTYALKLTFSSSVAFITGLECVIVPFMTALIFKNKITIFAIFGAFIAIFGLWLLSGATLALGAGEALALLCAIFYALYTSLNGHFVRKCELYLLVFVVFLTVSLLSFVFAFIEGSVAPNYDREFFIAIFITAFIGTIFCYFVQTIAQRYTTASKAALFFCLEPVSAGFIGYFFAGEKLTLIQIFGAILIIFGVIFSEFGKNVSLGKN
- a CDS encoding manganese efflux pump MntP family protein — its product is MQLLLLSFALSMDSAALNMANGARYKNLALNKILFIAFTLGFFQFLMPLLGYLLGVSFAKFISSIDHFIAFFILCFLGFRMFKEACSKEECEYLKIGFKTILYGAFATSVDALAVGVTLSFEEINIFQSSLIIGVVCFALSLVAFYIGKFMGEILEKKALFLGGAILIFLGFKILITHLIESGTVQ
- a CDS encoding DUF4197 domain-containing protein; the encoded protein is MKRSLVILCGALALNLQATNMDDMINKGVKIATHASSGDYKSLVSEALNAAVSELSKEGFINNATAKIPLPKSLEMASNLAKKVGGEKWAQDLSKSINNAATTAVPKAAEIFSESIKNMSEADVKKLFNGGSDSVTKYLQQSSSQKLKAAFTPIIEKMMSDNSFATAYNGLNSFIVGSAKNNETIKSVKSLAKNLGASEYVPDDVEDLNAYITRKTLDGLFNVMSEKEKGLRSGFSLDSGKKVLDSIFK
- a CDS encoding nickel/cobalt transporter, translated to MLARLIVICFFAINAFGCALCSLYSPTAHVSVKFDSNENNITTIAFSWTFSQNFSELMRQNFDLNQDEKIDESEIKKIRLNLLDYLVPRHYLTNIEYFYKDENATKLELNLKKYKLYFDEGRLKFDVSFKTNLLIKDGFVVSVEMDDKEGYFNFKFTQNNSFLVSDQFWTIPNPNANLIFFTFSSKAAAKAHNEKPALKELLKEPNSVNFEDENLSQIDRIDEAKFDLISKTSLSMLDRLKQILRNFDQKSPLTLLFLALISFGYGFLHAASAGHGKVLTSSYFAATGGSYAKAFFFSLKIGFLHVVGAFIFVLASFMILREISSDLTKDTASVTTAFSGVIIFFVAIFMLYKKVKIYLSSKKELSKFYIFSSSLSQNLSKNTKFTSDCGCNICTTKKPKSKEEWLIAAAAALIPCPGTILVFVLANELGSYFAGVISGVFMALGMSAVIFLAAVFGAKINESTNIKLKKFKLYAEFMALSVMLWLGLFIFTTTFTQKSLF
- a CDS encoding acyl-CoA thioesterase; translation: MKDFIYKVIIPLQAIDMHGHMNNVYYFTLMQEAAFAHSAAVGDTVEAQYKRGEIWLIRKNEAKYIKSVKLMDEVEIHTYTQAEGKATSCRYFEFKKDGELIATGKTEFVYIDLKTNRPKAIPAEIIALYS
- a CDS encoding metal ABC transporter ATP-binding protein translates to MKEIIKIRNLNFSYDKQVVLEGINLDYSSDEFLAIIGPNGGGKSTLLKLILGLLKPQSGEIKLFGKEPSEVSKFIGYVPQNFLSNQSFPMMVLEVVLMGLIDKKIFGFYSRDEKQMALAALEKVGMKEFASARIGELSGGQRQRVYIARALCANAKVLVLDEPTASIDTKGQAEIYEILKNINASGVGVVLVSHDLNIVLNYATKIAYVSKNLHIHKTHEDTAKREFIEHLAKSHSHFCDVEIALGECECKIKSNVFKIKR
- a CDS encoding class I SAM-dependent methyltransferase — encoded protein: MQNLWDKKASNYQRFDGKVSAIQQQIFAKALCWGVDFSGKEILDIGCGTGVWTIFLSKTAKNITGIDSSKNMIEILNEDAKRFGVTNLTSEVCSWREFKPAKRFDIAICTMSPAIASDEDFAKFHSIAKQKLYLGWDKPRSSDLLEPFFKKFGRTLSQKNVVNRLEAWLNKQGIAYKSEILNETRIARRSVQEAAENICWHLEINGAKNYDEKVVLAILKERFDGEFIDEKIESQMKLFVF
- a CDS encoding metal ABC transporter permease is translated as MSEILELNFMQNAFIAGILVSIICGLIGSLVVINKMTFIAGGIAHGAYGGIGLAFFFSLEPLLGASIFSLFLALVIATITLKDKNNIDSVIGAIWAFGMAIGIIFIDLTPGYNADLMSYLFGSILAVSGQDITFMSILDILFLALIALFYRQFVAISFDAEFAKLRGVNTTFFHYLLVCMMALCVVATIRVVGLILVIALLTIPPYLAQIFAKRLGLMMLISTIFSIIFCFSGLFISFYFNLTGGASIILVASLCFFAFCFKFKSLRQ